One Ictalurus furcatus strain D&B chromosome 7, Billie_1.0, whole genome shotgun sequence genomic window, GAGCGCCTGAAGCTGTGGCTGCTCTCTGTTCATCAGGACATCACTTTACCCCTTCACTGTGTCAGACAGATGAGGCTGTGCAGTCAACATTTCACACCAGACGATTTTAGAGCAGATGAGGGGAAGATACGACGGTATCTGAAGAAAACTGCTGTTCCTGTGATGTTTATACAACACTTCAAGCAGGAGGACTGTGAGAGGGAGTtaaaagcagagttactgtcgCTTGCTTGTGAGGTAAACATGTCAACTGCTTTTGTCACCAGTCTGCAGTAAATACTaagtgtttacttttatttggcTCAGTTTATAACAGCAGAGTAACGTTTCAACACTAATCTATATctatagatatagatacaggGGTAACctgggcctgcttaaatgaggtaggtaTGTGCCGgtggagagggatgtgttaaagatgtgtttgagtgcaggtaatagtgtgggagagatggactgaagaagttGAGAAGGGATTGGGTctagaggacaggttgtgggatggctagagaggaggagttttgagacATGAGTCTCTGAGACAAGGAAGTTGAGAGTTACATGGAGATGGTGGGTGTCTGGGGtggagaactggttcctgattgatgtaaccttgttggaaaagaaagtggtcGAAGTCGTCTGCAGTGAGAGATGtaggggaaggaggaggagggggacagagaagagaagaaaaggttgtGAAGAGAGTATGGGTTTTGGGAGAGCTGCTAATCTTCTCCTGGTAGTATATGGCTTTGGCGGTAGACATGCTATTGGAGAAAGACgagagaagtgtttggtaatCGGTTAGGTCAGTCGGATTGTTTGATTtacgccatttcctttcagccGCCGAGCTGGCCTGGAAGTTTGGGTGCAGATGCTGTCGAGAagatgttagagtggaacatagcatgtctgTTGTGTTGTGAGGAGTCcagtgaggagaggtggctatGAGAGGGAAGTGAGGTGGTGACAGTGGAGGATAAGTGTGAGGGGTAAGGGAGCGAAGACGAAAGGAGATTGACGGTGGAGacggtgaggggagagaaatagaaacctggataaagaaatgtgtggagaggagtaataagatgatgtggtgtggtgcagttacatgtgaggatgaggtcgagCTGTTTGCCGGCCTTATGAGTTGCTGGGTCGatgaactgcttgaggtcaaacGTGGGCAGGAGGGCAAGAAAAGGATCCATAAGAATCTACTCGTGCATCAATATATTGAAAGGCAATACACGATTGTTTGGTTCTGCATGTTTtatcaggggttctcaaactcgGTATAGTCAGGGACCTCTTTAACTGTGAACTAAGTCATGGACCCCTCCAAACATAACCCAACTGTTTAAATAATAGGCTCATGATTTAGTTTTTTGATAAGTGACCAGCCAAATAGTCTACTgactataaataaatcaattggTTGTGGTCATTTTTTGTGATGTCCAGTAATATATCAAAGTATTAATGAAAATTAAGGACCCTGTAGCTATACTTCATCGCCCCCTGGAGGTCAGGACATCAACTTCGAGGCAAATGGAAAATTTATATTCGCATTAACAGTACAGAAATGTTTGTTCTTGATTTGAAAGACGTCTCCTAAAAGAGAAAGTTCACCTACTCCAGTCACAACATGTTCTGAGGTGGAAAAAAGCTCATGGCTTAAAGGTAGGAAGAATATCTGATCATTTTGCATAAACACAGTAAGTTGAGATTATGATGTTCATGCATTAAACAgaggttgttgggttttttttttttttttttttccagtcatgCAGGACTGCCAGAGTTGTGGCCACGACAGCGATTTGAAGAGTCACCCAGCCTCAGCCGAACCTGCACAGACGTTCATTAATGGGTCAGAACATACACTGAAGTGTGAAGATGATAAGGAGGTGTGTGTTAATGCGAGCAGCTACATGTATCCGCACTGTTTGCGAAAGCACTTAACATTGAAAACCAtgtgtaattaaataatttttttccacatgatccCCAAGTGTTGTTAACGAAGGCTTTCTGTGATCCTGCAGGTTGTGGTTCAGATCGTGTCGTCAGATAACGAGTGCAGTGAGCAGGTGTTTATCGAAAAGGACGGGTCATATTTATCTAGTGATGATGAAGAAGCAAGTCtgcaggaagaggaagtgaaAAAGAAACGAAAGAGGAAGTCTAAAAGTAAAGACAGTTCAGATGAGTGGGAGCCAGGTTTAGATGAAGAGGCCACAGACTCCGATGTGTCCAATGAGGAAACTTTAAAGGAGGACGGTCAGGGAAACCTTGTGGTGTGGTGTATACCATGTGGGACCGAGGCCTCGCTCTCCTGTTCTGTTCACGGACACAAAAAAGTGTTCTGCTGCGCTCGGTGCGGTGCAGGTGACGACATTCAAACACGTAATATTGAAACACTTCCTGTTCGGTTTGATGACGTCGCCGGGTTTCAGAAACATGCTGAACAGGAGCACGGAGCCAAACCTTTCTATACACTGTGTCAGGACTGTGGCAAGttttttacagcaaaaaaagaGCATGTATGTGAACATAAAATCAAATTTATCGTCTGTCCAGAGTGCGGGAAAAGGTTCCTCTCCGAGGCCGGC contains:
- the LOC128610467 gene encoding zinc finger protein 660-like, with protein sequence MQVSFVTVYFAKMVLKCAFPGCQNLEKSARVRKSAFPSPPDERLTFHRFPVNDPERLKLWLLSVHQDITLPLHCVRQMRLCSQHFTPDDFRADEGKIRRYLKKTAVPVMFIQHFKQEDCERELKAELLSLACETSPKRESSPTPVTTCSEVEKSSWLKVMQDCQSCGHDSDLKSHPASAEPAQTFINGSEHTLKCEDDKEVVVQIVSSDNECSEQVFIEKDGSYLSSDDEEASLQEEEVKKKRKRKSKSKDSSDEWEPGLDEEATDSDVSNEETLKEDGQGNLVVWCIPCGTEASLSCSVHGHKKVFCCARCGAGDDIQTRNIETLPVRFDDVAGFQKHAEQEHGAKPFYTLCQDCGKFFTAKKEHVCEHKIKFIVCPECGKRFLSEAGLKLHRTQLHSDYDHPCKFCLKVFKTKSAKLEHEQTHPKESQPYRCPDCPKRFSNIHKRNRHVRSHRGSQKNVCDVCKKSFKDAYRLKRHKLIHSGEQPFKCQVCERSFNQMVNLTSHMRVHTGEKPFTCEQCGESFSHNVSLRNHKQRHHDSGGQSDE